Proteins encoded within one genomic window of Gambusia affinis linkage group LG09, SWU_Gaff_1.0, whole genome shotgun sequence:
- the elf2a gene encoding ETS-related transcription factor Elf-2a isoform X1 has product MNSVVVSDGGGNIVEYVTVVEESQQQAAEEDEEVVQQDGEAVIMVEEEEEEEEEGVILQEEEGSPAVIVEEVPSAQVEECYSAQVLVYDDGTYLMQDVAEEQEVVTEAAESVEMSGHDMVCFDKTFEAAEALLHMESPGGLHNDRSTVEDVMMETVVEVSTECGPIEEDSFPIPPDCEPAAKKKRGGGRKPKTQQPASNGSYDLGIKKRPREGKGNTTYLWEFLLELLQDKNTCPRYIKWMQRDKGIFKLVDSKAVSRLWGKHKNKPDMNYETMGRALRYYYQRGILAKVEGQRLAYQFKEMPKNIRVIDDDEGGMDIKMEDSEVIVSGQLPVHQQSPASLSTPVSTQPQQTYVTVIPTNASTRPIRAMPLVMTNSLGHMTLNSSPILTTTGVPVTVAKASTSAPPKLVIQALPTMLPAGSKAGEKITIITIPANQLATLMQTNPPGQVAQIIQAKPVATQLPPTAIKPAGVQLAPGRTAPQLILAKPAAVAQALPQLSLQVGQPRPAPPTTPTQQHPQPQAAQSEGAEPPPLSSPAAAAAEASS; this is encoded by the exons CAGGCTGctgaggaggacgaggaggtgGTGCAGCAGGATGGAGAGGCTGTGATcatggtggaggaggaggaggaagaggaggaggagggagtgaTCCTGCAAGAGGAGGAGGGATCTCCGGCCGTCATCGTGGAGGAGGTGCCCAGCGCCCAGGTGGAGGAGTGCTACTCGGCCCAGGTCCTGGTGTACGACGACGGGACATACCTGATGCAGGACGTGGCTGAGGAGCAGGAGGTGGTGACGGAGGCGGCCGAGTCCG TGGAGATGTCAGGCCATGACATGGTGTGCTTTGACAAAACCTTTGAAGCAGCTGAAGCTCTGCTGCACATGGAATCACCTGGAGGCCTTCACAATGACCGCAGCACAG TAGAGGATGTGATGATGGAGACTGTGGTGGAGGTTTCCACTGAGTGTGGGCCCATCGAGGAGGACTCCTTCCCCATCCCTCCTGACTGTGAGCCTGCAGCcaagaagaagagaggag GTGGACGTAAACCCAAAACGCAGCAGCCTGCCTCCAACGGCTCCTATGACCTGGGGATCAAGAAGAGGCCGAGGGAAGGAAAAG GAAACACCACATATCTGTGGGAGttcctgctggagctgctgcaggataAAAACACCTGTCCCAGGTACATCAAGTGGATGCAGAGAGACAAAGGCATCTTCAAGCTAGTGGACTCCAAGGCCGTGTCCAGGCTGTGGGGGAAGCACAAGAACAAGCCCGACATGAACTATGAGACCATGGGCCGCGCCCTGAG GTATTACTACCAGCGAGGGATCCTCGCAAAGGTCGAGGGTCAGCGACTTGCCTACCAGTTTAAAGAAATGCCCAAAAACATCCGTGTGATCGACGACGACGAGGGAGGCATGGACATAAAGATGGAGGACAGCGAGGTCATTGTGTCTGGCCAGCTCCCGGTTCACCAGCAGAGCCCTGCCAGCCTAAGCACCCCTGTTAGCACCCAGCCCCAGCAGACCTACGTCACAGTCATCCCCACCAACGCCTCCACCAG ACCCATCCGAGCCATGCCACTGGTCATGACCAACTCTCTAGGCCATATGACGCTAAACTCCTCCCCCATCCTCACCACCACAGGCGTCCCAGTGACCGTAGCGAAGGCCTCCACCAGCGCTCCGCCCAAGCTGGTGATCCAGGCGCTGCCCACCATGCTGCCCGCCGGCTCCAAGGCCGGAGAAAagatcaccatcatcaccatcccAGCCAACCAGCTGGCCACGCTAATGCAGACTAACCCCCCAGGCCAGGTGGCTCAGATCATCCAGGCCAAGCCGGTGGCCACCCAGCTGCCTCCAACCGCCATCAAGCCGGCCGGCGTCCAGCTGGCGCCCGGCCGGACCGCGCCGCAGCTCATCCTGGCCAAACCGGCCGCAGTCGCCCAGGCTCTGCCGCAGCTCTCGTTGCAGGTGGGCCAGCCTCGTCCTGCACCCCCTACAACCCCCACACAGCAGCACCCCCAGCCCCAAGCAGCACAATcagagggggcggagcctccaCCCCTCTCcagcccagcagcagcagcagcagaggcatCGTCCTGA
- the elf2a gene encoding ETS-related transcription factor Elf-2a isoform X2 — MNSVVVSDGGGNIVEYVTVVEESQQAAEEDEEVVQQDGEAVIMVEEEEEEEEEGVILQEEEGSPAVIVEEVPSAQVEECYSAQVLVYDDGTYLMQDVAEEQEVVTEAAESVEMSGHDMVCFDKTFEAAEALLHMESPGGLHNDRSTVEDVMMETVVEVSTECGPIEEDSFPIPPDCEPAAKKKRGGGRKPKTQQPASNGSYDLGIKKRPREGKGNTTYLWEFLLELLQDKNTCPRYIKWMQRDKGIFKLVDSKAVSRLWGKHKNKPDMNYETMGRALRYYYQRGILAKVEGQRLAYQFKEMPKNIRVIDDDEGGMDIKMEDSEVIVSGQLPVHQQSPASLSTPVSTQPQQTYVTVIPTNASTRPIRAMPLVMTNSLGHMTLNSSPILTTTGVPVTVAKASTSAPPKLVIQALPTMLPAGSKAGEKITIITIPANQLATLMQTNPPGQVAQIIQAKPVATQLPPTAIKPAGVQLAPGRTAPQLILAKPAAVAQALPQLSLQVGQPRPAPPTTPTQQHPQPQAAQSEGAEPPPLSSPAAAAAEASS, encoded by the exons GCTGctgaggaggacgaggaggtgGTGCAGCAGGATGGAGAGGCTGTGATcatggtggaggaggaggaggaagaggaggaggagggagtgaTCCTGCAAGAGGAGGAGGGATCTCCGGCCGTCATCGTGGAGGAGGTGCCCAGCGCCCAGGTGGAGGAGTGCTACTCGGCCCAGGTCCTGGTGTACGACGACGGGACATACCTGATGCAGGACGTGGCTGAGGAGCAGGAGGTGGTGACGGAGGCGGCCGAGTCCG TGGAGATGTCAGGCCATGACATGGTGTGCTTTGACAAAACCTTTGAAGCAGCTGAAGCTCTGCTGCACATGGAATCACCTGGAGGCCTTCACAATGACCGCAGCACAG TAGAGGATGTGATGATGGAGACTGTGGTGGAGGTTTCCACTGAGTGTGGGCCCATCGAGGAGGACTCCTTCCCCATCCCTCCTGACTGTGAGCCTGCAGCcaagaagaagagaggag GTGGACGTAAACCCAAAACGCAGCAGCCTGCCTCCAACGGCTCCTATGACCTGGGGATCAAGAAGAGGCCGAGGGAAGGAAAAG GAAACACCACATATCTGTGGGAGttcctgctggagctgctgcaggataAAAACACCTGTCCCAGGTACATCAAGTGGATGCAGAGAGACAAAGGCATCTTCAAGCTAGTGGACTCCAAGGCCGTGTCCAGGCTGTGGGGGAAGCACAAGAACAAGCCCGACATGAACTATGAGACCATGGGCCGCGCCCTGAG GTATTACTACCAGCGAGGGATCCTCGCAAAGGTCGAGGGTCAGCGACTTGCCTACCAGTTTAAAGAAATGCCCAAAAACATCCGTGTGATCGACGACGACGAGGGAGGCATGGACATAAAGATGGAGGACAGCGAGGTCATTGTGTCTGGCCAGCTCCCGGTTCACCAGCAGAGCCCTGCCAGCCTAAGCACCCCTGTTAGCACCCAGCCCCAGCAGACCTACGTCACAGTCATCCCCACCAACGCCTCCACCAG ACCCATCCGAGCCATGCCACTGGTCATGACCAACTCTCTAGGCCATATGACGCTAAACTCCTCCCCCATCCTCACCACCACAGGCGTCCCAGTGACCGTAGCGAAGGCCTCCACCAGCGCTCCGCCCAAGCTGGTGATCCAGGCGCTGCCCACCATGCTGCCCGCCGGCTCCAAGGCCGGAGAAAagatcaccatcatcaccatcccAGCCAACCAGCTGGCCACGCTAATGCAGACTAACCCCCCAGGCCAGGTGGCTCAGATCATCCAGGCCAAGCCGGTGGCCACCCAGCTGCCTCCAACCGCCATCAAGCCGGCCGGCGTCCAGCTGGCGCCCGGCCGGACCGCGCCGCAGCTCATCCTGGCCAAACCGGCCGCAGTCGCCCAGGCTCTGCCGCAGCTCTCGTTGCAGGTGGGCCAGCCTCGTCCTGCACCCCCTACAACCCCCACACAGCAGCACCCCCAGCCCCAAGCAGCACAATcagagggggcggagcctccaCCCCTCTCcagcccagcagcagcagcagcagaggcatCGTCCTGA
- the nocta gene encoding nocturnin isoform X2 — protein sequence MGSSSSRLFGTMAQALNSSSLVQPDPDLDQDQDLVEVEPEQLLRECEEALRRRPARPHRDLVLPRLLAPCSHQHNPSIRVLQWNILAQALGEGKDSFIRCPLEALSWHERKYQILEEILTYRPDIVCLQEVDHYYDTFQPIMARLGYHGNFLPKPWSPCLDVEHNNGPDGCALFYRRSRFHLHSTVHLRLSAMMLPTNQVAIAQTLRCLATGRQLCVAVTHLKARSGWERLRSAQGADLLQNLQGITAPGSEAGPGPVPLVVCGDFNAEPSEDVYRRFSSSPLGLSSAYKLLSGDGQTEPAYTSWKIRPSGESCSTLDYIWYSERALRVEALLDIPTEQQIGPDRLPSYHYPSDHLALLCDISFKEGPHRLL from the exons ATGggcagcagcagtagcaggtTGTTTGGGACGATGGCCCAGGCGTTGAACAGTTCCTCTCTGGTCCAGCCCGACCCGGACCTGGATCAGGACCAGGACCTGGTGGAGGTGGAGCCAGAGCAGCTGCTCAGAGAGTGTGAGGAGGCGCTGCGGCGGCGCCCGGCCCGGCCTCACCGGGACCTGGTCCTGCCCAGGCTGCTGGCGCCCTGCAGCCACCAGCACAACCCGTCCATACGGGTCCTGCAGTGGAACATCCTGGCCCAAG ctctCGGTGAGGGGAAGGACAGCTTCATCCGCTGCCCCCTAGAGGCTCTCAGCTGGCATGAGAGGAAGTACCAGATCCTGGAGGAGATCCTCACCTACCGACCAGACATCGTGTGTCTCCAGGAAGTTGACCACTACTATGACACTTTCCAGCCCATTATGGCCCGTCTCGGTTACCATGGCAACTTCCTACCCAAACCCTGGTCTCCCTGTCTGGATGTGGAGCACAACAACGGCCCTGACGGCTGTGCGCTGTTCTACCGCCGCTCACGCTTCCACCTGCACTCCACAGTCCACCTGCGACTGTCGGCCATGATGCTGCCCACCAACCAGGTGGCCATCGCCCAGACACTGCGCTGCCTGGCCACGGGCCGCCAGCTGTGTGTGGCCGTCACACACTTGAAGGCCCGCAGCGGCTGGGAGAGGCTGCGGAGCGCGCAAGGCGCCGACCTGCTGCAGAACCTGCAGGGCATCACGGCCCCTGGCTCGGAGGCTGGACCGGGGCCCGTCCCTCTGGTGGTGTGTGGGGACTTCAACGCCGAGCCCTCAGAGGACGTCTACAGGCGCTTTAGCTCCTCCCCTCTGGGCCTGAGCTCGGCCTACAAGCTACTGAGCGGTGATGGGCAGACGGAGCCGGCGTACACCAGCTGGAAGATCCGCCCATCTGGAGAGAGCTGCAGCACTCTGGACTACATCTGGTACAGCGAACGCGCCCTGAGGGTGGAGGCGCTGCTGGACATCCCCACAGAGCAGCAGATCGGACCCGACCGCCTGCCCTCATACCACTACCCCTCAGACCACCTGGCCCTGCTCTGTGACATCAGCTTCAAGGAGGGGCCTCACAGGCTGCTGTAG
- the nocta gene encoding nocturnin isoform X1: MNSARRYSALFSQICVSSVGGQPARTPLPPAGSDTTGTRCCHIGPRGRGVRRTGGPLKPGAAASTITAPVCPMGSSSSRLFGTMAQALNSSSLVQPDPDLDQDQDLVEVEPEQLLRECEEALRRRPARPHRDLVLPRLLAPCSHQHNPSIRVLQWNILAQALGEGKDSFIRCPLEALSWHERKYQILEEILTYRPDIVCLQEVDHYYDTFQPIMARLGYHGNFLPKPWSPCLDVEHNNGPDGCALFYRRSRFHLHSTVHLRLSAMMLPTNQVAIAQTLRCLATGRQLCVAVTHLKARSGWERLRSAQGADLLQNLQGITAPGSEAGPGPVPLVVCGDFNAEPSEDVYRRFSSSPLGLSSAYKLLSGDGQTEPAYTSWKIRPSGESCSTLDYIWYSERALRVEALLDIPTEQQIGPDRLPSYHYPSDHLALLCDISFKEGPHRLL; this comes from the exons ATGAATTCAGCTCGTCGTTATTCCGCTTTGTTCAGCCAAATATGCGTTTCATCAGTGGGGGGACAACCAGCCCGGACACCGCTTCCCCCGGCTGGGTCAGACACTACTGGAACCCGCTGTTGTCACATTGGCCCCAGAGGAAGGGGAGTCAGAAGAACCGGTGGCCCGCTGAAGCCGGGTGCCGCAGCCAGCACCATAACAGCACCAG TTTGTCCAATGggcagcagcagtagcaggtTGTTTGGGACGATGGCCCAGGCGTTGAACAGTTCCTCTCTGGTCCAGCCCGACCCGGACCTGGATCAGGACCAGGACCTGGTGGAGGTGGAGCCAGAGCAGCTGCTCAGAGAGTGTGAGGAGGCGCTGCGGCGGCGCCCGGCCCGGCCTCACCGGGACCTGGTCCTGCCCAGGCTGCTGGCGCCCTGCAGCCACCAGCACAACCCGTCCATACGGGTCCTGCAGTGGAACATCCTGGCCCAAG ctctCGGTGAGGGGAAGGACAGCTTCATCCGCTGCCCCCTAGAGGCTCTCAGCTGGCATGAGAGGAAGTACCAGATCCTGGAGGAGATCCTCACCTACCGACCAGACATCGTGTGTCTCCAGGAAGTTGACCACTACTATGACACTTTCCAGCCCATTATGGCCCGTCTCGGTTACCATGGCAACTTCCTACCCAAACCCTGGTCTCCCTGTCTGGATGTGGAGCACAACAACGGCCCTGACGGCTGTGCGCTGTTCTACCGCCGCTCACGCTTCCACCTGCACTCCACAGTCCACCTGCGACTGTCGGCCATGATGCTGCCCACCAACCAGGTGGCCATCGCCCAGACACTGCGCTGCCTGGCCACGGGCCGCCAGCTGTGTGTGGCCGTCACACACTTGAAGGCCCGCAGCGGCTGGGAGAGGCTGCGGAGCGCGCAAGGCGCCGACCTGCTGCAGAACCTGCAGGGCATCACGGCCCCTGGCTCGGAGGCTGGACCGGGGCCCGTCCCTCTGGTGGTGTGTGGGGACTTCAACGCCGAGCCCTCAGAGGACGTCTACAGGCGCTTTAGCTCCTCCCCTCTGGGCCTGAGCTCGGCCTACAAGCTACTGAGCGGTGATGGGCAGACGGAGCCGGCGTACACCAGCTGGAAGATCCGCCCATCTGGAGAGAGCTGCAGCACTCTGGACTACATCTGGTACAGCGAACGCGCCCTGAGGGTGGAGGCGCTGCTGGACATCCCCACAGAGCAGCAGATCGGACCCGACCGCCTGCCCTCATACCACTACCCCTCAGACCACCTGGCCCTGCTCTGTGACATCAGCTTCAAGGAGGGGCCTCACAGGCTGCTGTAG